CCGCAGAGCCAGGATCGCGGCGTCGTACCGGCTCGACTTCCGTCCCAGCTGCCGGGCGATCAAGCCGAAGCCCTGCCCGGTCGCAGGGCTCCCGTCGCCGAGCTCGCGGGAGAGCAGTGCGAGGTCGGGCATCCGCTCGGCGAGGACCCCGTTCTTGCGCAGGAGCGAGCGCGACAGGTCATCCCGGACGTAGACGTGACGCGCGTTGCGGAGGTCGCGCAGCATCCGGCCGCTCCCGGGGAACGGTCCGATGCTCTGCGGCAGGTAGATGAACGGCGGGGATGCGGGCGATGACGGCAGCTGAGGGAGGTGAGCCAGCGAGGTCTTGACGAAGCCCCGGACGGTGTCGGCGCGCAGGTATCCGCCCCCGACGGCGATGACGAGGTCGGCACGGGCGATCTCGTCCTGGACCGTGGGATGGAGCCTGCCCGCAGCGGCCCGGGCGAGCGCCTTCGCGCTCGCGCCACGGCGACCGTAGAGGGGGTGGAGGGCATCCGGGAACTCCGGGAACGTGTCGGGAGCCAGGGCGACCAGGTCGATCCGCGCACCGGGGAATGCCTCCCGGACGAGTTCCGCGCTCTCGTCGACCAGGAGGCCGTCGCCGGAGTTCGCCCTCGAGTACGCATGGATGAGGACCACCCGCGGGCGTCCGGTCAGCTCGCGGTCTGTCGTCATGCTCGTGTCGGCCCCTCAATTGGTTCGCACCTGATCGGGCATGGCTGAGAAAAGCGCCCCCCTGGGTGGCGGCGTCAACACGCCGCACCCCCGCCCCTGAACGATCATAGGGTCTCCCTGCGGGTGCCTCTCTCCCGCTGCGCGACCGTCCTCGCGCGTGGCACCCGGACGGCACCCCCGT
The nucleotide sequence above comes from Clavibacter sp. B3I6. Encoded proteins:
- a CDS encoding polysaccharide pyruvyl transferase family protein, whose amino-acid sequence is MTTDRELTGRPRVVLIHAYSRANSGDGLLVDESAELVREAFPGARIDLVALAPDTFPEFPDALHPLYGRRGASAKALARAAAGRLHPTVQDEIARADLVIAVGGGYLRADTVRGFVKTSLAHLPQLPSSPASPPFIYLPQSIGPFPGSGRMLRDLRNARHVYVRDDLSRSLLRKNGVLAERMPDLALLSRELGDGSPATGQGFGLIARQLGRKSSRYDAAILALRDALDARPLVQSSGRGNDDPAYYQRLGLGTGHAAVADALSGTDRPSVVVSVRLHGSLQSLHRGTPTIHLSYERKGWGAFEDLGLGAYVHSARHFDVDAVAEQARALAEDPSDYWAAVEDAKVHLRDARARLVASLRDMARNS